In one window of Fictibacillus phosphorivorans DNA:
- a CDS encoding cytidylyltransferase domain-containing protein, whose protein sequence is MNIVAIIPARGGSKGLKRKNVLPLNGKPLIAYSIEAALNLGDVSRVIVSTDDEEIAEIAKQWGAEVPFLRPEYLASDTATTIDVLKHTIHFLKENEDFETDHVLLLQPTSPLRTEQHAREALDLYLNAGCPVVSVSLADTHPFLMRVKKEDYLIPFMELPDHKATRRQDLPEVYELNGAIYLTDYHHLMIENAIYTDKVIPYVMDKRSSVDIDDEIDFKLAEVLLIDGAV, encoded by the coding sequence ATGAATATTGTAGCTATCATCCCTGCTAGAGGTGGATCCAAAGGACTTAAAAGAAAAAACGTTCTGCCCTTGAATGGAAAGCCGCTGATCGCGTATTCCATAGAAGCTGCATTAAATCTTGGTGATGTCTCAAGAGTGATTGTCTCTACAGATGATGAGGAAATCGCAGAAATCGCAAAGCAATGGGGTGCAGAAGTCCCTTTCCTTCGACCGGAATATTTAGCATCTGATACCGCAACAACAATAGATGTATTAAAGCATACAATACATTTCTTAAAAGAAAATGAAGACTTTGAAACGGACCATGTCCTTCTCTTACAACCCACCTCTCCTCTTAGGACAGAACAACATGCGAGAGAGGCACTCGATCTTTATTTGAATGCTGGATGTCCTGTAGTCAGTGTTTCATTAGCAGACACGCATCCATTTCTAATGAGGGTAAAAAAGGAGGATTACTTGATACCTTTTATGGAACTTCCTGATCACAAGGCCACTCGTAGACAGGACCTTCCAGAAGTGTATGAGCTGAATGGAGCAATCTATCTTACAGATTATCATCACCTCATGATTGAGAATGCGATTTATACAGACAAGGTCATTCCATATGTGATGGACAAAAGGTCATCCGTGGATATTGATGATGAAATAGATTTTAAGTTAGCAGAAGTACTTTTAATAGATGGAGCTGTTTAA
- a CDS encoding UDP-N-acetylglucosamine 4,6-dehydratase family protein: MLEGKKVLITGGTGSIGSEIVRQVLAQNPAVVRIFSRDESKQFALQHELSDFTNVRYLVGDIRDKNRLNYATKDIDVIFHAAALKHVPSCEYNPFEAVKTNVIGVQNIIEAAIENNVERVVSISTDKVVNPMNTMGATKLLSERLILAAEYYKGSARTIFSCVRFGNVMGSRGSVIPLFKMQIEEGKPVTLTDREMTRFMMSIPQAARLVLRAAELAKGGEVFVLKMPVLKIEDLAQTLIDDYKEKRKVSDVSDIVEVGVRPGEKVYEELMTLEESERAYENEIMYAIYSHLDADWQAPAGFKKADRKAYSSHNSPLISKQEIFELIDEQGLTF; this comes from the coding sequence ATGTTAGAAGGAAAGAAAGTTCTTATTACTGGTGGAACAGGTTCAATAGGGAGCGAGATCGTTCGACAAGTACTTGCTCAAAATCCCGCCGTTGTGCGTATTTTTAGCAGAGATGAATCTAAGCAGTTTGCACTTCAGCATGAGCTCTCAGATTTCACGAACGTGCGTTACCTCGTTGGTGATATCAGAGACAAGAATCGTTTGAATTATGCAACGAAAGATATTGATGTTATCTTTCATGCTGCTGCTCTTAAGCATGTTCCTTCTTGTGAATACAATCCTTTTGAAGCAGTAAAAACAAACGTGATCGGTGTACAAAATATTATCGAAGCAGCAATCGAGAATAACGTAGAGCGTGTTGTTTCTATAAGTACAGATAAAGTGGTAAACCCTATGAATACGATGGGTGCTACTAAACTTCTTTCAGAGCGTCTGATCTTAGCAGCTGAATACTATAAAGGTTCTGCAAGAACGATCTTCTCGTGTGTGAGATTTGGAAATGTTATGGGCTCAAGAGGCTCAGTTATTCCATTGTTTAAGATGCAGATTGAAGAGGGGAAACCAGTCACGCTAACAGACCGAGAAATGACACGTTTCATGATGTCTATTCCACAAGCAGCAAGACTTGTATTACGAGCGGCTGAACTTGCAAAGGGCGGAGAAGTATTCGTACTGAAAATGCCTGTTCTGAAGATTGAAGATCTAGCACAGACACTGATCGACGACTATAAAGAGAAACGTAAGGTTTCCGACGTTTCTGACATAGTAGAAGTTGGCGTGCGTCCAGGTGAAAAAGTTTACGAAGAATTGATGACGTTAGAAGAGTCTGAAAGAGCTTATGAGAATGAGATCATGTATGCGATCTATTCGCATTTGGATGCTGATTGGCAAGCACCCGCAGGTTTCAAAAAGGCAGATCGCAAAGCATATTCTTCTCATAACAGTCCGTTGATCTCAAAGCAAGAAATCTTTGAACTCATTGATGAGCAAGGACTTACCTTTTAG
- a CDS encoding polysialyltransferase family glycosyltransferase has product MNIFMIESPLQLINAIEAKHHFSIKKEEAVLLILQAENENTMKQIANMVSKEEWADVQVIGSGTGKVTWVTRLFSSRNVVKRYQQVNYIFIGDYRSDIMRDFVVSVNHKKVYLLDDGNVTIRMFEMISNGRLPQDSGAKFIIKSAFKKVLTPKAPKNNEITNIAFFTTFDLKSDHIEIVKNNYEYFSSISKNQEKKPVFFFLGAPLSEKNVMASEERYIEYLRQVKRYLQDTEMVYIPHRSESPEKLDKIKNELNIKVTTIQTCIEFELSKNPYLPEGLGSFYSSALGTCHQIFKDLIEIKAFYLQPQDLAEKNQPEIEKIYRYYGEFMDVVKDY; this is encoded by the coding sequence ATGAACATATTTATGATTGAATCGCCCTTACAGTTAATTAATGCAATAGAAGCAAAGCATCATTTTTCTATTAAAAAGGAAGAAGCCGTTCTTTTAATCCTGCAGGCTGAGAATGAGAATACCATGAAACAGATCGCGAACATGGTATCAAAGGAAGAGTGGGCAGATGTACAAGTTATCGGAAGCGGAACGGGAAAAGTAACGTGGGTTACTCGTCTGTTCAGCTCGCGTAATGTTGTAAAACGATATCAGCAAGTAAATTATATTTTTATTGGAGACTATCGATCAGACATCATGCGAGATTTTGTTGTGTCTGTTAATCATAAGAAAGTCTATCTCCTCGACGATGGCAACGTGACCATCCGGATGTTTGAGATGATCTCAAATGGAAGATTGCCACAAGATTCAGGGGCCAAATTCATCATTAAATCGGCATTTAAAAAAGTTTTAACCCCAAAAGCACCAAAAAATAACGAAATAACCAATATAGCGTTCTTTACGACATTCGATCTAAAGTCAGATCACATCGAGATCGTCAAAAACAATTATGAATACTTTAGTTCGATCAGTAAGAATCAAGAAAAGAAGCCTGTGTTTTTCTTTTTGGGTGCACCGCTTAGCGAGAAAAATGTAATGGCTAGTGAAGAGAGATACATTGAATATCTGCGACAAGTAAAACGTTATTTACAAGATACAGAAATGGTTTATATCCCTCATCGAAGTGAGAGTCCTGAAAAGTTGGACAAGATAAAAAATGAACTGAATATTAAAGTCACGACCATTCAAACGTGTATTGAATTTGAACTTTCTAAAAATCCTTATCTACCAGAAGGATTAGGTTCTTTTTATTCATCTGCTTTAGGTACGTGTCATCAGATCTTTAAAGATTTGATCGAGATTAAAGCTTTTTATCTGCAACCTCAAGATCTTGCAGAAAAGAACCAGCCAGAAATAGAAAAGATCTACCGTTACTATGGGGAGTTTATGGATGTTGTTAAGGATTACTAA
- a CDS encoding lipopolysaccharide biosynthesis protein — protein sequence MKYSPKIKKLLTNKFFVNSFWYTFATMLPPLTGIILLPVFTKYFTPGEYGIFTTVQSYVWILQLLMILSLHGAITRLYYDYKENSKEQKEYLGSVVMFTVVFAGLISALLLLLKPIVGPLLFKNIPIDPYYDILIYFALSSSLSLVPMAILRAQERAKSFVVINIIKSVIVMAVTSIAVIFMNKGPEAALFSFIIAGIGTGLGYVGVLYKSVRLSFKKQYIKQSLAFSIPLLPHVISGWAITASSRFILEKFVSLDELGRFSLAAQMAMVLGMLYTGVNNAFVPRYTRLMKDRKENEANKIMKYFQVGVIVLGVLAIIFSLLVIEWLLPPKYNGVSGILIFLLTAEIVRGFYFVVVARLFYIKNTKIVGISSVSAATVNVGVNLILIPIIGVWGAVVAAIAAELTRFIFNLYQERRYLNKKLQAESQE from the coding sequence ATGAAATACTCACCGAAGATAAAAAAACTTCTTACGAATAAATTTTTCGTGAACTCATTCTGGTATACGTTTGCAACGATGTTACCTCCACTAACAGGTATCATCCTTTTACCTGTTTTCACGAAATATTTTACTCCAGGGGAATATGGAATTTTCACAACCGTCCAATCATATGTTTGGATCCTGCAGCTTCTAATGATTCTTTCACTACACGGAGCCATTACTAGACTGTATTACGATTACAAAGAAAACAGTAAAGAACAAAAAGAATATCTGGGATCTGTAGTAATGTTTACAGTGGTATTCGCAGGTTTAATTTCTGCTTTACTTCTATTATTAAAGCCAATCGTTGGACCATTACTATTCAAAAATATTCCGATAGATCCTTACTATGATATTTTAATATATTTTGCATTATCGTCTTCTTTATCTCTAGTTCCAATGGCGATCTTACGTGCGCAAGAGAGAGCAAAGTCGTTCGTTGTGATTAATATTATTAAAAGCGTCATTGTTATGGCTGTTACTAGTATTGCGGTGATCTTTATGAATAAAGGGCCGGAAGCAGCTTTATTTTCGTTCATCATAGCAGGAATCGGAACTGGATTAGGATACGTTGGTGTTCTTTACAAGAGTGTCCGTCTGTCCTTCAAAAAGCAATATATTAAACAGAGCTTGGCCTTCAGCATTCCATTATTGCCACATGTTATAAGTGGATGGGCGATTACAGCTTCGAGTCGGTTTATTTTAGAGAAGTTTGTCTCTCTTGACGAACTTGGAAGGTTTTCATTAGCGGCTCAGATGGCCATGGTTTTGGGAATGCTATATACAGGTGTTAATAACGCTTTCGTTCCTCGTTATACGAGATTGATGAAAGACAGAAAAGAGAATGAAGCAAATAAGATTATGAAATATTTCCAAGTAGGAGTCATTGTACTTGGGGTCCTAGCCATCATCTTTTCGTTATTAGTTATTGAGTGGCTGCTTCCACCGAAATATAATGGTGTAAGTGGAATACTTATCTTTTTATTAACGGCTGAAATTGTAAGAGGATTTTATTTTGTTGTCGTAGCCCGATTATTTTATATCAAGAATACTAAGATCGTAGGCATTAGCAGTGTTTCAGCTGCAACGGTCAACGTTGGAGTCAATTTGATCTTAATCCCCATCATTGGTGTATGGGGCGCTGTAGTCGCAGCGATAGCGGCAGAGTTAACTCGATTTATTTTTAACCTTTATCAAGAGAGAAGATATCTGAACAAAAAGTTGCAAGCTGAAAGCCAGGAGTGA
- the secA2 gene encoding accessory Sec system translocase SecA2: MLLGLKASSESNKTFKRFKKSIETINKLESSYQKLSDLELKEKTLLFKEALSNGKSIDDISEEAFATVREAAFRVLGLRAYDVQLIGGLALLNNEIAEMQTGEGKTLVAAFPSYVKALEGKGSHVITVNEYLANRDYETIGKIHEFLGLTVGLNISQMEPVEKQQAYLCDLTYGTGSEFGFDYLRDNMVQDISQRVQRPLHFALIDEVDSILIDEAKTPLVIASKSSESANLFKVTALVVESFQNDVDYNLEVNTKQVFLTDEGVNKIERAFGINNLYDAEHQLLNHFVNQSLKALVIMRKDIDYIIREGKIMLVDQFTGRVMDGRSYSNGLHQAIEAKEGVEITEENQTFATITIQNYFQLYRSLSGLTGTALTDKDEFLQTYGLAVSVIPTNRDRQRIDLEDVVYETSEQKYKKIIDTVKELYKEKRPVLIGTTSIEQSEKLAEGLKKAKIPHQLLNAKSEELEAEMISKAGKQGMITIATNMAGRGTDIMLDEKVKQAGGLFILGTERHESRRIDNQLRGRAGRQGDPGTTQFVISLEDELFNLYDQELIENWKKKVKTDESGRVLSTKAIKYISNVQEAIESIHYSSRSHMLKLESVIENQRDTIYKLRNELLETDNIRDRAEETMRSTGLMIIEQECQEELVAEEWDLAQLVKQLSEILPFESFSMEDIKGKERYEIEAEFLLKVKHAFQQEELLQLCQSEQVRGVYLQTLDQNWIRHLENMQNLKEGINLHSYGQEDPTRAFEKNGFALFQEMTFDLNKEILNRIKLLLQMEFNQNITDQALSTMEV; this comes from the coding sequence ATGTTATTGGGGTTAAAGGCATCAAGTGAGTCTAATAAGACATTTAAAAGATTTAAAAAATCTATAGAAACAATTAATAAATTAGAATCATCTTATCAAAAACTGAGTGATTTAGAGTTAAAAGAAAAAACACTCCTGTTTAAGGAAGCTCTATCTAATGGCAAGTCTATCGATGACATTTCTGAAGAAGCTTTCGCAACGGTTCGAGAAGCGGCTTTTCGTGTGCTTGGTCTTCGTGCATATGATGTTCAGCTCATAGGTGGTCTAGCTTTATTAAATAATGAAATTGCAGAAATGCAAACGGGAGAAGGTAAAACACTAGTAGCAGCTTTTCCAAGTTACGTAAAAGCTTTAGAAGGAAAAGGTTCACATGTTATTACCGTGAATGAATACTTAGCCAATCGAGACTATGAAACAATAGGAAAAATTCATGAGTTTTTAGGATTAACGGTAGGTTTAAATATTTCGCAAATGGAGCCTGTTGAAAAACAGCAGGCATATTTGTGTGATCTTACATATGGAACCGGAAGTGAATTTGGTTTTGATTATCTGCGAGATAATATGGTGCAGGATATCTCTCAACGCGTCCAACGTCCTCTGCATTTTGCTCTTATTGATGAAGTAGATAGCATTTTGATCGATGAAGCGAAAACACCGCTTGTTATCGCAAGTAAATCAAGTGAATCGGCTAATTTGTTTAAAGTAACAGCTCTTGTTGTAGAAAGTTTTCAAAATGATGTTGATTACAACTTAGAAGTAAATACAAAGCAAGTCTTCCTTACAGATGAGGGAGTAAACAAGATCGAGCGTGCTTTCGGAATCAATAATTTGTATGATGCAGAACATCAGCTTCTTAACCACTTTGTCAATCAGTCGCTTAAAGCACTAGTAATCATGCGTAAAGATATCGATTATATCATTCGAGAAGGCAAAATTATGCTTGTAGACCAATTTACGGGTAGAGTGATGGACGGTCGTAGCTATAGCAATGGACTTCACCAAGCGATCGAAGCAAAAGAAGGCGTTGAAATCACAGAAGAGAATCAAACATTTGCGACGATCACTATTCAAAATTACTTCCAACTATATAGGTCGCTGTCTGGTTTAACTGGAACAGCGCTTACGGATAAAGATGAATTTCTTCAAACATACGGTCTTGCTGTATCTGTCATCCCTACTAATCGTGATAGACAGCGAATTGACTTAGAAGACGTTGTCTATGAAACATCAGAACAGAAATATAAAAAAATCATTGATACCGTGAAAGAACTATACAAAGAGAAACGACCAGTATTAATCGGTACCACTTCCATCGAACAGTCAGAAAAGCTTGCTGAAGGTCTTAAGAAGGCTAAAATTCCTCATCAGCTACTTAATGCTAAGAGTGAAGAATTAGAAGCAGAAATGATCTCAAAAGCTGGAAAACAAGGCATGATTACCATTGCTACTAATATGGCAGGACGCGGGACAGATATCATGCTAGATGAAAAAGTAAAACAAGCTGGCGGCCTTTTTATTCTTGGAACAGAGCGTCATGAAAGCCGCAGGATTGATAACCAATTAAGAGGGCGTGCAGGCCGTCAAGGTGATCCTGGAACAACTCAATTTGTCATCTCGCTTGAAGACGAATTGTTCAACCTATACGATCAAGAGCTTATCGAGAATTGGAAGAAAAAAGTGAAAACAGATGAAAGCGGCCGTGTCTTATCAACAAAAGCCATTAAATACATTTCAAATGTACAGGAAGCGATTGAGAGTATCCATTATTCGTCTCGTTCACATATGTTGAAGCTAGAAAGCGTTATTGAAAATCAGAGAGACACGATCTATAAGCTCAGAAATGAACTTCTAGAAACAGATAACATTCGCGATCGAGCAGAAGAAACCATGCGCTCAACAGGGTTGATGATTATCGAGCAAGAATGTCAGGAAGAATTGGTTGCTGAAGAATGGGATCTTGCTCAACTTGTTAAGCAATTATCAGAAATTCTTCCCTTCGAATCTTTTAGTATGGAAGATATAAAAGGAAAAGAACGCTATGAGATCGAAGCTGAATTCCTTCTGAAAGTAAAACATGCATTTCAACAGGAAGAACTGCTTCAACTCTGTCAGAGTGAACAGGTTCGTGGCGTTTATTTGCAGACGCTGGACCAGAATTGGATCCGACACCTTGAAAATATGCAAAACTTAAAAGAAGGTATTAACCTTCACAGTTATGGTCAAGAAGATCCGACTCGTGCATTTGAGAAAAATGGCTTTGCTCTCTTTCAGGAAATGACTTTTGATTTAAACAAAGAAATTTTGAATCGAATAAAACTATTGCTGCAGATGGAATTTAATCAGAATATAACCGATCAAGCATTAAGCACCATGGAGGTTTAG
- a CDS encoding accessory Sec system S-layer assembly protein, translating into MWSLLKRKKEADSSSKEINNPLHEAVIEERAGKTELFVHPAVVVSPQEKYVFQYYHQLLPDLQPNQISINGYDLIVFNESAIIEGFIRNTLPSKIRFEEVILLVMDSSDQILARKVFDFNMLGELPPSSSIPWKFLFEPEDFQVPLSEWNLSDWKLAFELQKQRPTSETLELEAAWEERLSADEKENLKKLISSLTPLKNEEVNLFGLKAEKAMENSIAVTLLVRNGTSKKIELSQLPLQLTSADGICLASGVFQLEAFSVNPFCSKPWTFIFPESLVQHMPEDFSGWKVLVPSSN; encoded by the coding sequence ATGTGGTCATTATTAAAAAGAAAAAAAGAAGCCGATTCTTCTTCTAAAGAAATCAACAATCCTCTACACGAAGCAGTTATAGAAGAAAGAGCAGGCAAAACCGAATTATTTGTTCATCCTGCCGTTGTGGTTAGCCCACAAGAAAAATATGTTTTTCAATATTACCACCAACTGTTGCCTGATTTACAGCCCAATCAGATCTCAATTAATGGGTATGACCTCATCGTTTTTAATGAATCTGCAATAATTGAAGGTTTTATTCGAAATACACTGCCTTCAAAGATTCGCTTTGAAGAAGTGATTCTGTTAGTAATGGATTCATCTGATCAAATTCTTGCTCGTAAAGTATTTGATTTTAATATGTTGGGAGAATTGCCTCCCTCTTCTTCCATACCATGGAAATTTTTATTTGAACCCGAAGATTTCCAGGTCCCATTATCAGAATGGAATTTATCAGACTGGAAACTTGCATTTGAGCTGCAAAAACAGCGTCCAACTTCCGAAACACTTGAACTTGAAGCTGCTTGGGAAGAACGCTTGAGTGCAGACGAAAAAGAAAATTTAAAAAAGTTAATTTCGTCACTGACACCTTTAAAGAACGAAGAAGTAAATCTTTTTGGATTAAAAGCAGAGAAAGCCATGGAAAACAGCATTGCTGTTACTCTTTTGGTTCGTAATGGAACAAGTAAAAAAATCGAGTTATCTCAACTGCCTTTGCAGTTGACTAGTGCTGATGGCATTTGCTTAGCTTCAGGCGTTTTTCAATTAGAAGCTTTCTCAGTAAACCCATTCTGCAGTAAACCATGGACTTTTATTTTTCCTGAAAGCCTGGTTCAGCATATGCCGGAAGACTTTAGTGGATGGAAAGTACTTGTTCCTTCATCAAATTAA
- a CDS encoding SpoIID/LytB domain-containing protein, protein MKKFVVFFFVLMGLLISPNFAPNVSAEVHNEVVNVKLQNQDYVGNKTSISLGVTGKYIVDSDRRIISGTGYAIKAESGVLNLYKGTTLVKSYGSTFSMHPEKYGTEHYATIENTKYTGVFTFVVENGKYVRPINTLLMEDYVKGVTPREMHGTWNVNTLKAGTLAARTYAMRNAGKVLVDTQANQVYGGYTWYDNSNRAVNETTGEVLKYNGRFAETLYYSSNGGMMLSNTNTYGTPLYAYFTKKQDPYDVQSGKNTNWSYSIKKQQISMLGRDLSKPEFWWNSAAEADATFIKNLKAALIGTQIASNSDIRIINVTGINFKTSFTAEDLLTGYIDIEYYRKKTDTNQFIKDSTGKLLKHSIRYEDRSNDIRSLVGTYTMKSPYVKSVTADADKFTVNGGGFGHGIGMSQWGAYVMGNEGISYQDILSYYYPNTTIVKESYNYPAVSMGAVSANISSPQAANTAITLSADATGGYDKVYRFYVQEGTVWKMLQDYSTKNTYTWVPKEGGNYKFSVHVKDKYSAKNYDTYGALSYSILSNVDMKSVTPDKPSPQLAGTPIKVTANADGGKEKLYKFNLLKDGVWTVAQEYSPSNTFNWTPSVSGDYKFSVHVKDAGSSKSYDDYGTLDYKISAKAAQPVVMQSVSTDKVSPQLANTLINISANATGGDTKLYKFNIYDGKTWKVSQDYSTKNTHAWKPTAAGTYKVSVHVKDQSSSKSYDSYKAFDYKITASTSGQFGTPITIDSVVTDKVSPQAANTSIKVTANAKGGTTKLYKFWVSKDGGAFVRMQDYTSNNTYNWKPAVAGNYKINVHVKDQTSSKSYDVYKVIDYKVTQGQVVVQSVKADIASPQRIHTAIHVTANATGGESLLYKFNVYDGKEWSVLKEYSTEKTLRWLPAKSGSYKFSVHVKDAKSSKAYDHYGVMVYNITN, encoded by the coding sequence ATGAAGAAATTTGTAGTATTTTTCTTTGTACTTATGGGGCTGTTGATATCACCGAATTTTGCACCAAATGTATCAGCAGAAGTACATAATGAGGTTGTTAATGTTAAGCTTCAAAATCAAGACTATGTGGGGAACAAAACTAGTATTTCACTTGGAGTAACTGGTAAATACATAGTGGATAGTGATCGTAGAATTATTTCTGGTACAGGCTATGCTATTAAAGCAGAGTCTGGTGTGTTGAATCTGTATAAAGGAACAACGCTCGTTAAATCTTACGGTTCCACTTTTTCCATGCATCCTGAAAAGTATGGAACGGAACATTACGCAACAATTGAAAACACGAAATATACGGGTGTCTTTACGTTTGTAGTAGAAAACGGTAAATATGTACGGCCTATTAATACGCTTTTAATGGAGGATTACGTTAAAGGTGTAACACCTAGAGAGATGCATGGCACGTGGAATGTAAATACGTTAAAAGCTGGAACTTTAGCAGCAAGAACATATGCCATGCGCAACGCAGGAAAGGTATTAGTTGATACACAAGCTAACCAGGTGTACGGTGGTTATACATGGTACGACAATTCAAACCGTGCTGTTAATGAAACAACTGGTGAAGTGCTTAAATATAATGGTAGATTTGCAGAAACACTCTACTATTCGAGCAATGGCGGTATGATGCTGTCAAACACTAATACATATGGAACACCACTTTATGCATACTTTACAAAAAAGCAAGATCCATATGACGTACAGAGCGGTAAAAATACAAACTGGTCGTACAGTATTAAGAAGCAGCAAATCAGCATGCTTGGCAGAGATCTATCCAAACCAGAATTTTGGTGGAATTCAGCTGCTGAAGCTGATGCTACATTCATAAAGAATTTAAAAGCAGCACTTATTGGGACACAGATTGCATCAAACTCCGACATTCGCATCATAAATGTAACAGGAATTAACTTTAAAACTTCTTTTACAGCTGAGGATTTATTAACTGGCTATATTGACATTGAGTATTACAGAAAGAAAACAGATACCAATCAGTTTATTAAGGATTCAACGGGTAAGCTCTTAAAGCATAGTATTCGTTATGAAGATCGAAGTAATGATATCCGAAGTCTCGTTGGCACTTATACAATGAAAAGTCCTTACGTTAAATCTGTAACGGCTGATGCTGATAAATTTACTGTGAACGGTGGAGGATTTGGCCATGGTATCGGTATGAGTCAATGGGGCGCATACGTAATGGGTAACGAAGGTATATCTTACCAGGATATTCTATCTTACTATTATCCGAACACGACAATTGTAAAAGAAAGCTACAACTATCCAGCTGTGAGCATGGGCGCAGTATCAGCTAATATCTCAAGCCCTCAAGCAGCTAATACAGCAATTACGCTTTCTGCTGATGCAACAGGTGGATATGATAAGGTTTACCGTTTTTATGTTCAAGAAGGAACTGTGTGGAAGATGCTACAAGATTATTCCACAAAGAACACGTACACTTGGGTTCCAAAAGAAGGTGGAAACTACAAATTCAGCGTTCATGTAAAAGATAAGTACTCTGCAAAAAATTACGATACTTATGGTGCTTTAAGTTATAGCATTCTTTCTAATGTAGATATGAAGAGTGTTACACCAGATAAACCATCACCTCAATTAGCAGGAACACCTATTAAAGTGACTGCAAATGCCGATGGCGGAAAAGAAAAACTATATAAGTTCAATCTTTTAAAAGACGGTGTATGGACAGTTGCTCAGGAATATTCACCTTCGAACACTTTCAACTGGACACCTTCTGTTTCGGGGGATTATAAGTTTAGTGTTCATGTTAAGGATGCTGGGTCATCAAAAAGCTATGATGATTATGGAACTCTCGATTATAAGATTTCAGCTAAAGCAGCCCAACCTGTTGTGATGCAAAGTGTTTCAACAGATAAAGTAAGTCCGCAACTAGCAAACACTTTGATCAATATTTCAGCAAATGCTACAGGCGGTGATACAAAACTGTATAAGTTCAACATATATGACGGTAAAACGTGGAAAGTGAGTCAAGATTACAGCACAAAGAACACTCACGCATGGAAGCCAACTGCAGCAGGAACTTATAAAGTCAGCGTACATGTAAAAGATCAGTCATCTTCAAAAAGCTATGATTCATACAAAGCATTCGATTATAAGATTACAGCATCAACGTCAGGTCAGTTTGGTACTCCAATTACGATTGACAGTGTAGTAACAGATAAAGTGTCCCCTCAAGCAGCTAATACTTCGATTAAGGTAACAGCAAATGCAAAAGGTGGTACCACTAAATTGTACAAGTTTTGGGTATCAAAAGATGGTGGTGCATTTGTAAGAATGCAAGATTACACTTCAAACAACACGTACAATTGGAAACCTGCTGTGGCAGGAAATTACAAAATTAACGTACATGTAAAAGACCAAACTTCTAGCAAGTCTTACGATGTGTACAAAGTAATCGATTACAAGGTTACGCAAGGTCAAGTGGTCGTTCAGAGTGTTAAAGCAGATATTGCTTCACCACAGCGCATTCATACAGCCATTCATGTAACAGCAAATGCAACTGGCGGAGAGTCACTTTTATACAAGTTTAATGTATATGATGGTAAAGAGTGGTCCGTTCTAAAAGAATATTCAACAGAGAAAACATTAAGATGGCTACCCGCTAAATCAGGATCATACAAATTTAGTGTACATGTAAAAGATGCAAAGTCATCCAAAGCATACGACCATTATGGTGTGATGGTATATAACATTACAAATTAA